The uncultured Desulfatiglans sp. DNA window TTTCGCCTCTTCGCTCACCTGCCCGGAATGCAACATCACCTATCCCGCTCCCACCCCCAACCTCTTCTCCTTCAACAGTCCGTTGGGGGCCTGTGACACCTGCCGCGGATTCGGGCGCATCATCGACATCGACCTCGACCTCATCATCCCGGACCGCGGCCTGTCCCTGCAGCAGGGGGCGATCAAACCCTGGGGCCGTGCGGAGGACGGCCGCATGGAGTTCGAGGACTTGATGGCCTTCTGCCGAAGGGAGAGGATTCCTGCGACGGTCCCCTTCAAGGCGCTCAGCCCCGCCCAGCAGCGCCTCGTCGTCGAAGGCGGCAAGGACTGGTATGGCATCCGGGGGTTCTTCGAATGGCTGGAAACCAAGACGTATAAGATGCATGTCCGCGTCTATCTCTCGCGGTTCCGCAGCTACGCCCCCTGCACCGCCTGCGGAGGGACGCGATTCAAGCAAGCCGCCCTCCAATACCGGTTGAACGGGTTGAATATCGCCGAGATCTATGCCCTTTCCGTGAAGGAATGCAACGTCTTTTTCGACGCCCTGCCTGTTCCGGAGGTGGACAAGGCCGCGCTCATGGTCCTCGGGGAGATCCGCAGCCGTTTGAGATACCTGGAAGATGTCGGGCTCGGTTACCTCACCCTCGACCGTCAGTCCCGCACCCTGTCGGGCGGGGAGGTGCAGCGCGTCGCCCTCACATCGGCTTTGGGCTCGTCCCTCGTCAACACCCTGTACGTGTTGGACGAACCCAGCATCGGACTCCACCCCCGTGACAACCACCGGCTGACGCGGATCCTTCAGCGGCTCCGTAACCTCGGGAACACCCTGGTCGTGGTCGAGCACGACCCCGAGATCATCGCCCGCAGCGACTTTCTCCTGGACCTCGGTCCGGGCGCCGGCAAAAACGGCGGGCAGATCATGTACTTCGGGCCCACCGCGGATGCCCGCAACACCGTCACCGCCCAGTACCTGAGAGGCGAGCGGTTCATCCCTCTCCCCCAGAAACGCCGCCCGCCCGAAAACGGCTGGCTCACCGTGGAGGGCGCCGCGGAAAACAACCTGAAAGACATCGATATCCGCATTCCGCTCAACTGCCTCAGCTGCCTGACCGGGGTCTCCGGCTCCGGCAAATCCACCCTCGTGGAAGAGATCCTCTACAAAGGCGTGAAGCGCCTCAAAGGCCAGCCGGAAGGCCGCCCCGGCGCCCACCGCGCCATCCAGGGGGCCGATCGGGTAGGCGACGTGGTGCTGGTTGACCAGAGGCCGATCGGCCGCACACCGCGGGCCAATTGTCTGACCTACTCGAAGGCCATGGACCCCATCCGGAGCCTCCTTGCCAGGACGCGCAGCGCGAAGGCAGCGCGCCTCGAACCGCGCCACTTCTCCTTCAACGTGGCTGCGGGCCGGTGCGAAACCTGCCAGGGCGCCGGCTTCGAGAAGGTGGAGATGCAGTTCCTGTCGGATGTCTACATCTCGTGTCCGGACTGCGGCGGCAAACGCTTCAAACCCGAGGTCCTTGAAGTCGCCTACGATGGGAAAAACATCCACGACATCCTGTGCATGACCGTCGATCAGGCCCTGGACTTCTTCCAGAACCACACCGCCATCGCCGATGCGCTGCTGCCGCTTCGGGAGGTGGGCCTCGGCTACATGGAACTCGGGCAGCCGCTCAACACCCTGTCGGGCGGCGAGGCGCAGCGTTTGAAGCTCTCCCGCCATCTGAAGGAAACCAGGCCCGGCCATCGGCTGTTCATCTTCGACGAACCGACCACAGGCCTCCACTTCGCAGACATCGACACCCTGCTGAAGGTGTTGCGGCGCGTGGTCAACGCGGGGAATACCGTCCTTGTGATCGAACATAACATGGACGTCATCAAGGCCGCGGACTGGGTCATCGACCTCGGCCCCGAAGGCGGATCCGAAGGCGGGTACGTGGTGGCCGCCGGAACCCCCGAGGCCGTGGCCGCCTGTCCGGATTCGCATACCGGGCGATTCCTCTCGGAGTACCTCGGCGGGCACGACCGGCTGACCCCCGGCGTCCGGGAACAGGCCGCCCGCTGGGCGGATGGTCCACCCGCTCCGGAGGGCGGGGCCATCGAGGTGCACGGGGCCCGAGAGCACAACCTGAAGGATCTGCACCTGTCGATCCCGCGCCGAGAGATGGTCGTCGTGACCGGCGTATCGGGCTCGGGGAAGTCGACGCTCGTCTTCGACATCATCTTCGCCGAAGGGCAGCGGCGTTATCTGGAGAGCCTCGCGCCCTACGTGCGCCAATACGTGAAGATCCTCGAACGGCCTGCCGTCGACGCCGTCACAGGCATCCCCCCCACCGTCGCCATCCAGCAGCGCACCAGCCGGAGCAGCCGACGCTCCACCGTCGCCACCCTGACGGAGATCTACCATTTCCTGCGCCTGCTCTTCAGCAAACTCGGCGGGCAGTCCTGCCCCGCCTGCGGCCGCCAGCTCAAGGCCCTCGGGCTCAGCGAGATCATCGCCGCCGTGACGCAGCGGTTCGCAGGCACCCGCGCCAGGATCCTGGCCCCCAAGATCTTCGGCCGCAAGGGTTTCCACAAGATCCTCTTCGAACGAGCCTATCAGAAGGGCTTCCGCGAGGCGCGCATCGACGGCCGCTTCACGCCGATCGAACGAGGCCTGAGCCTGAGCCGTTACCACGAACATACCATCGAGCTGGTCGTGGGCGAAATCCCCCATCCCAACCTCGAGGAGCTCGTGTTGACGGCCCTCGAGGAGGGCAACGGCACCCTGACCGTCGTAGACAGCACCGGCCGCGAGGAGACCCTGAGCCGGCGGGGCGTGTGCCCGGCCTGCGGAGTCGGGCTGCAGGAGCCCGATCCGAGGCTCTTCTCCTTTAACAGCCCCCAGGGCGCCTGCCCCCGCTGCGAGGGATTGGGCACCATCGGCGGGGAAGACACCGGGAAGGAACGAACCTGCCCCGACTGCGGCGGGAGCCGCCTGAAACCGGAGGCGCTGAGCGCCCGCATCGCGGGGCTTTCCATCTGGGATATCGTTCAACGGCCGGCGTCGGAGGCCCGCGCCCTCCTGGAGGGGCTCTCCTTTTCACCGGCCGAATCCCCGATCGCCGATCCGATCATGGCGGAGGTCCTCACCCGCATCGCCTTCCTCGACCGGCTCGGGCTCGGCTATCTGGCCCTCAGCCGGAGCGGCGACACCCTCTCGGGGGGCGAGGCCCAGAGGATACGCCTCGCGGCCCAACTGGGGTCCAACCTGACCGGGGTCTGCTACATCCTGGACGAACCGACGATCGGACTCCACGCACGCGACAACCGCCTGCTGCTCGACGCCCTGGACTCGCTCAAGGGCCGCGGCAACTCCATCCTGATCGTGGAGCACGACGAGGAGACCATCCGAGCCGCCGACCACATCATCGACCTCGGGCCGGGCGGCGGGGAGGCAGGCGGACAAATCGTAGCGAGCGGGACATTGGAGGAGTTGAGCCGTGTCCCCGAATCCCTGACCGGGCAGGCCTTCGGCGGGCGGGGGCGCGAGCTGACATCGCGGCTGCGGCCCTACATGAACGGACCAGCGATCACGGTCCGGGGGGCGTCCGGTAACAACCTCAAACACATCGACGCCGTGTTTCCCCTGGGAACACTCATCGCCGTCACCGGGGTCTCGGGGTCGGGAAAGTCCACCCTTCTCAAGGAAACGCTTCACCGTGAACTGCACGCCCGGCTGCAGGGCAAGGAGGGCGGGGGACTCTGCCGCGGAATCGAAGGTTGGAAGGCGGTCGAACGCGTCCTCGAAGTGGATCACACCCCGATCGGCAGGACCCCGCGCTCGGTGCCCGCCTCCTACATCGGGTGTCTGACGGAGATCCGCCGGCTGCTCTCCATGACCCCCAAGGCGCGCGCCCGCGGGTACGGCCCCGGCCGTTTCTCCTTCAACGTCCAGGGGGGGCGCTGCGAGGCCTGCAAGGGACAGGGCTCCGTCAAGGTGGCCATGAGCTTTCTGCCGGACGTCTATGTGCACTGCGAGATTTGCGGCGGGCGGCGCTTCGAACCCGAAACGCTCGACATTACCTACAAGGGCAAACACATCGCCGAGATCCTGGACCTGACCTTCAGCGAGGCCACTGCCTTCTTCGAGGCCGTGCCCGCCATACGGAGGGCCATCCAGGCGGTGGAAGACATCGGGCTGGGATACCTCAGGCTTGGCCAGGCCAGCCCCACCCTGTCGGGCGGCGAGGCGCAGCGCATGAAGCTGGCCGAAGAACTGGGCAAGGCCTCCCGCGGCCGCACCCTCTACATCCTGGACGAGCCAACCACGGGACTGCACTTCCACGACGTCCAGCGCCTGGTCGGGGTCCTGCAGGCCCTGGTGGACCAGGGGAACACCGTGGCCGTGATCGAGCACAACATGGAAGTCATCGCTGCGGCGGACTATGTCATCGACCTCGGGCCGGAGGGCGGAGAGGCCGGCGGGGAGGTCGTCGCTGCCGGCTCACCGACGGAGATTCTCGAACAAACCCGGATCTCGCACACCGCTGCATGGCTTGAACGCTACCTGCACGGGATCGAGCCGGATCCCCCCTGAAAAAGCAAGGGCCGAAGCCCGGCAGGATCCTCCTGCCGGGCTTCGGCCCTCTTTTCTATGGTTCCCTGTCAGATGGTCACGCGTGGACGGCCTGCTGGACCTCTCCCTCGCCTTCCGCGGGCTCCAGCGCGACGCTCAGCGCCTCATCGATCCGATCGACCAGCACGAACCGCATGGCCTGCTGGACCTCTTCCGGGAGTTCTTCCAGATCCCGCTCATTGCGTTTCGGGAGGATCACCGCCTTCAAGCCGGCCCTGTGGGCGGCCAGGACCTTCATCTTGATCCCGCCGACCGGCATGACACGGCCCCGCAGGGTCACTTCCCCGGTCATACCGACATCCCCGCGGACGGACCGCCCGCTGAAGAGGCTCGCCATCGCCATCACCATCGCAATACCTGCCGAGGGGCCGTCCTTCGGGATAGCGCCGGCCGGAACATGCACGTGCACATCGGTCTGCTCGAACAGCTCCGGCGCAATCCCCAGCCCGTCGGCCTTTGAGCGCACGTAGCTGTGGGCGATCTGAGCGCTCTCCCGCATCACGTCCCCCAGCTGGCCGGTCAAGGTCAGTCGCCCTTTCCCGCGCATCTGTGTGGCTTCGATGAAGAGGATGTCCCCGCCGACGGCGGTCACCGCCAGTCCGGTGGCGATGCCGGGGATCTCGATGGTCTCCGAGGTCTCCGAATCGAACTTCTCCTTCTTCAGATACTGCCGGACGATCTCCGGCGTGATGGTAATGTTCTCCGCCTCGCGGCCCGCGATCCGGACCACCGCCTTGCGGCACACCGCGCCGATCTGGCGCTCCAGGTTCCGCACGCCGGCCTCACGGGTATAGTCCTGAATGATCTTCAGCAGGGCCTCATCCGTAAAGGTGATCTCATCCGGGCGCAGCCCGTTGGCCCGCAGCTGTCGGCTCACCAGGTGCCGTCTGGCGATGTGAAGCTTTTCGTACTCGGTGTAGCCGTCCAGCTGGATGATCTCCATCCGGTCGCGCAGAGGACCCGGGATGGTTTCGAGCTGGTTCGCGGTCGTGATGAAGATGACATCGCTCAGGTCGAAATCCAGGTCCAGGTAATGGTCCCGGAAGGCATGGTTCTGGGCCGGGTCGAGCACCTCCAGCAGCGCGCTGCTCGGGTCGCCTCGCCAGTCGGTGCCGATCTTGTCCACCTCGTCCAGCATGAAGACCGGATTCCGGGTCCCGGCGCGCTTGATCGCCTGGATAATCCTCCCCGGCATGGCACCGATGTAAGTCCTGCGGTGGCCGCGGATCTCCGCCTCGTCCCGCATGCCGCCAAGGCTCATACGGGTGAATTTGCGGCCGAGGGCCCGCGCGATGCTCTGCCCGAGGCTCGTCTTGCCGACTCCCGGAGGCCCCGCGAAGCAGAGGATCACCCCTGTCCCGTCCGGACCATCCTGCCCTTCGGCAGCGCCCGGCTCCGCACCGCGCTCCTTCACCAATTGGTGGACAGCCAGGTATTCGATGATCCGGTCCTTGACCTCCTCCAAATCGTAATGGTCCTCATCGAGCACCCGGCGCGCGCCCACGATGTCCGTTTCGTCGACGCTCACCTCGTTCCAGGGAAGATCGCTCAGCCAGTCGAGGTAGGTCTGGATCACAGGATACTCGGCCGAGTGGGGCGACATCGAAGAAAGCCGCTTCAACTCTCTCAGCGCCTCTTTCTCCGCCTCCTCCGGGAGGCCGGCCTTCTCGATCTTTTCACGGTACTCGTCGACCGGCGACTCCGGCGCCTCGTCTTCTCCCAGCTCCTTGCGGATGGCCTTCAGCTGCTGGCGCAGATAGTAATCACGCTGCGCCTTGTCCATCTCCTCCTGGGCGTCGTTCTTGATCTTCTTCCCCAGGCTCAGAATGTCCCGCTCCCGGGCCAGATAGGTGATCAGGTGCCGGAATTTCTCCTTGACCTGATCCAGTTCGAGGACCAGCTGGCCCTCGGGCACATCCAGCCTCAGGTTGCTCGCCACGAGATAACTCAGGTACTGCGGGTCCTGCACCTGATTCAGAAGCGCCGCGGCCTCCTTCGGCAGGTTGGGCGACAGATGGATCACCTCCTGCGCCAGTTCGCGCAGACTGCGCTCCAGGGCATCCGTCTCCAGGTCCTTCTCGATGATGTCCGAGGCCGGCTCCACCTCTGCACGAAGGTAGGGTTCCGAGCCGATCCAGTGTTTGACGCGAAAGCGCTCAAGCCCCTGCACCACGATCTGAAGGGTATTTTCGTTCGGCGCCCTCAAGACCCGGTCGATCTTCGCGAGCGTCCCGACTTCATAAACCTCGCCCGGCTGAGGCTCTTCGATATGGCCGTCTTTCATGGTGACGAGGCCGATGATCCTGTCCCCCTGCAGCGCGTCTTCCACCAGCTTCACGGAGCGTTTGATACCTACGACCAACGGAATCACCATGAAAGGATAGGCGACGGTGTTGCGCAAGGGCAGGATCGGGATCTCACGGGGCAGATCCACCTTTCCCTGTTTTTCCTTTTCATGTTCCATCGTTTCAAAACTCCTTGTATTGAAATGTTTCAGGCCTGCCCTCTGCCTGATATGCCGCAGGCATCGGCCAGCGCGTCTGGTACATGCTCTTCCTGTCTAACCGCAATCCGCCGGCGTTCGCTCATTGTTTCTGAAGGAACACCAACGAAGGTCACGGTTATAAAATAAGACCTGTCGAGAAATTGTAAAGACCGGGGTCTCGAAGAACGAACGCGCGGCAACGAGGAGCGACCCAAGGATCACGACCCCAAAAAGGGCACAGGCGGGGGGCCGTTCGCCCCTGGATCAAAGGAGGGGGGATGTCTGACGGATTCGTGCAGGATGGATCATCTGCCTGGCGGCAGCGGCGGAGGACGCCGCAGGCGCCATCATGGCTCCGTTGCCGCCAGTTCGGGCGGGAAGGTTCACTTGGCCGATTGGAGATTCACCTCCTCCAGCTCCTCCCAGCGGGCCATGGCCGCATCGATCTCTTCCTCGAGGGCGTGGAGTCGGGACTGGAGCCGCGCCACCTCGCTCCCGGCCGACCGATAGAGCTCAGGCTCGGCCATGGCGGCGAAGAGGTCGCGCCTTTCGGCCTCGAGGCCCTCGATACGGTCAGGCAGAAGCTCCAGCTCCCGCTGCTCCTTGAACGTGAGCTTTCGCGGGGCCTCTTTGCGTGGACGGGGCTTCGCATGCTTCGCCTTCTCCGGCCCCGAAGCCGCCGTATCCTTCGGGCGCTGTCTCAGCCAGTCGTCATAGCCGCCCACAACCTCGGTCACCCGTCCTCGCCCTTCGAAGGCCAGGACCGAGGTCACGACATGATTCAGGAAGGCCCGGTCATGGCTCACGATCAGCACGGTCCCGGGGAATTCCACCAGCATGGCCTCCAGGAGTTCGAGGGTTTCTATGTCCAGGTCGTTGGTCGGTTCATCGAGCACCAGCAGGTTGGCCGGGCGCGTGAAGAGTTTGGCGAGCAGCAGGCGATTCCGCTCTCCGCCGGAAAGGCGCGTGATAGGCGCACGCGCCTGCTCGGGAGTGAACAGGAAATCCTGCAGATATCCGATGACGTGCCGGGTCTTGCCGCCCACGATGACCTTGTCGCCATCTCCGGCCACGTTCTGCTGGACCGTCTTGTCCGGATCCAGCTGGGCGCGCAGTTGATCGAAATAGGCCACTTCGAGATTTTCACCGCGTCTCACGCGGCCGGCTTCGGGCTCCAGGTCCCCGAGCAAGATGCGCAGCAAGGTCGTCTTGCCGCAGCCGTTGGGCCCGATGATCCCCACCTTGTCACCCCTCAGGATGGTGGTGGAGACGTCTCGGACAACGGGAACCCCTCCGAACCCGAACGAAACGCCGCGGACCTCGATGACCCGCTTCCCGGATCTTTCGACCTCATGCTCAGCCAGGTGGACGGAGCCGCCAAGGGAACGCCGCCGGGCGACCTCGGCCCGCATTTCCATGAGGGCCCGCACCCGCCCCTCGTTTCGGGTCCTCCGGGCCTTGATCCCCTGCCTGAGCCACTCCTCCTCACGTTTCAACTGCTTGTCGAAAGCGGCGTTCCGATTGGCCTCTACATCGAGAAGTGCTTGCTTGCGGGCAAGGTAGTCCTCGTAGCGGCCGGGAAAGGACGTGAGCATCCCCCGGTCCAGTTCGACGATGCGGGTGGCGAGCCGGTCGAGGAAGACCCTGTCATGGGTCACGAAAAGCATCGTCCTGACCGAGCGCAGCAAGAACTGCTCCATCCACAGGATGGCATCCAGATCCAAGTGGTTGGTGGGCTCGTCCAGGAGCAGGATATCCGGACCGTTGGCGAGGGCACGGGCCAGATAGATCCGCCGCTTGAGCCCGGCTGAGAGCGTTTCGCTGTCGGCGGCCTCATCGAGGTCCATGCGCGAGATGATCTCCTGCACCTGCTGATGGCGCTCCCAGGCGTCTTCGGCCTCCAGAGTCCGCCGGGCCTGTTCGAGACGGGCCGAATCCGTCTCTTTCGGATGCCTGCGCGAGGCGAGGAGGAGGTGATGGTATTCCTGCAGGAAGGACGCATAAAGGCCCTGACCGGAGGCGACCACATCATAGACGCTTCCTTCCATGTCCAGAGGCACCTCCTGAGGCAGCAGGGCGGTCCTGAGACCCGAAGCGCGCGTAATCGTTCCCCCGTCGGGGCGGAGTTCCCCGTGGACCAGTCTGAGCAGCGTCGACTTCCCGGTGCCGTTGCGCCCGATCAGACAGATCCGCTCCCCCCGCTCGATCTGGAGATCCACGTCGGCAAGCAGCGGCGGCCCTCCGAACGCCAGGGTGATCCGATTCAACATGACGAGAGGAGTGGGCCTCGTGGACTTCATGCCTTTCCCCCATCGAGCGCCAGGATGATGCGCCCACAAACGGCTTCCTGGGTCAGACCGGCGCAGTCGATCCGGATGTCCGCATAACGGCGGTAGAGGGCGAGCCTTTCGCCGTAGAGCTCGGCAAAGCTCTGATCCGGCCGTCTGGCGATCCCCCGCGTCGTGAAGTCGTGGATGCGCCGCTCGAGCGTTTCAGCCGCCGCATCGAGAAACACCACGACCCCCGACCCCTTGAGATGCTCCATCGCGGCCTCACTGTAAACGGCGCTTCCCCCTGTGGCGATGACATGACCCTGCAGGTCGAGTCCGAGCAGGACCCGCTCCTCGATCGCACGAAGCGCCATAAACCCCTCTTCATCGACGATCTCCTGCAGGGAACGGCCCTCTGAGGCCTGCAGGAGGAGGTCCGTGTCCACGAAGCCCATCGCCGCCATCTTTGCCAGGATCACACCCACCGTGCTTTTCCCGGCCCCCGGCATGCCGATGAGGACGATGTTCCGGATCGGTGGGTTCAATGCCATTCGACGCTCTCTCTCCATGTATCCGATCGTCCGAGGGTTGCACCATAACCTGCCTTGCGCGCTCCCGCACGAACTCCACGCTCCGTACTCACCTTGTCGGAATCAAAAGGCTGCAACCTGAAACGCCCTTCGCTCTCGAAGGGGATCTTGACCGCTCCCCCCTTCTCCCTGACCACCCTTACAAAACCTTCTACGCTGTAAACCAGTTCCTCCCGATCAGGCATTTTCAGAAATCCCCTGAAAAGGTCGATCATGGACGAATACACTACGATCGAAACAATCCCCGTATCGAAAGCGGAAATAGTCGCCCCTTCCTTTCCGACCCCCGAACCGAAATGCTGCCCGTTCAGCTCAAGATCGCAGGCGACCCCCTGGATGATCAGAGGAAAATCATTTGGGTTCACCACCCTGAGATCCACCTCCAACAGGGTCTCGAAGTGCCGGATCGCCTGGATGCGCAGGTCGGACAGCCCGACCTGCGGCGGCTCGATGGAGCGCAGAAACCCTGCGCAGCCACACATCCATGCCGCTGCAACAACCGCAAAGCAGATCCGTTTTGGAAGGCTACGCATCGTCTCCACCTCACTGATCAGTCTCAATGATGATCCGAACAAGGCCTTTCCGGCCGGTCCCGGCATGGGTCGGCGCGTTTCGTCCACGCTGCAAACGGCAGATCGAGCCCC harbors:
- the lon gene encoding Lon protease; the protein is MEHEKEKQGKVDLPREIPILPLRNTVAYPFMVIPLVVGIKRSVKLVEDALQGDRIIGLVTMKDGHIEEPQPGEVYEVGTLAKIDRVLRAPNENTLQIVVQGLERFRVKHWIGSEPYLRAEVEPASDIIEKDLETDALERSLRELAQEVIHLSPNLPKEAAALLNQVQDPQYLSYLVASNLRLDVPEGQLVLELDQVKEKFRHLITYLARERDILSLGKKIKNDAQEEMDKAQRDYYLRQQLKAIRKELGEDEAPESPVDEYREKIEKAGLPEEAEKEALRELKRLSSMSPHSAEYPVIQTYLDWLSDLPWNEVSVDETDIVGARRVLDEDHYDLEEVKDRIIEYLAVHQLVKERGAEPGAAEGQDGPDGTGVILCFAGPPGVGKTSLGQSIARALGRKFTRMSLGGMRDEAEIRGHRRTYIGAMPGRIIQAIKRAGTRNPVFMLDEVDKIGTDWRGDPSSALLEVLDPAQNHAFRDHYLDLDFDLSDVIFITTANQLETIPGPLRDRMEIIQLDGYTEYEKLHIARRHLVSRQLRANGLRPDEITFTDEALLKIIQDYTREAGVRNLERQIGAVCRKAVVRIAGREAENITITPEIVRQYLKKEKFDSETSETIEIPGIATGLAVTAVGGDILFIEATQMRGKGRLTLTGQLGDVMRESAQIAHSYVRSKADGLGIAPELFEQTDVHVHVPAGAIPKDGPSAGIAMVMAMASLFSGRSVRGDVGMTGEVTLRGRVMPVGGIKMKVLAAHRAGLKAVILPKRNERDLEELPEEVQQAMRFVLVDRIDEALSVALEPAEGEGEVQQAVHA
- a CDS encoding hypothetical protein (Evidence 5 : Unknown function); its protein translation is MPGPAGKALFGSSLRLISEVETMRSLPKRICFAVVAAAWMCGCAGFLRSIEPPQVGLSDLRIQAIRHFETLLEVDLRVVNPNDFPLIIQGVACDLELNGQHFGSGVGKEGATISAFDTGIVSIVVYSSMIDLFRGFLKMPDREELVYSVEGFVRVVREKGGAVKIPFESEGRFRLQPFDSDKVSTERGVRAGARKAGYGATLGRSDTWRESVEWH
- a CDS encoding hypothetical protein (Evidence 5 : Unknown function), which gives rise to MGRSSLPRVRSSRPRSLQFLDRSYFITVTFVGVPSETMSERRRIAVRQEEHVPDALADACGISGRGQA
- the uup gene encoding ABC transporter ATP-binding protein uup, translating into MKSTRPTPLVMLNRITLAFGGPPLLADVDLQIERGERICLIGRNGTGKSTLLRLVHGELRPDGGTITRASGLRTALLPQEVPLDMEGSVYDVVASGQGLYASFLQEYHHLLLASRRHPKETDSARLEQARRTLEAEDAWERHQQVQEIISRMDLDEAADSETLSAGLKRRIYLARALANGPDILLLDEPTNHLDLDAILWMEQFLLRSVRTMLFVTHDRVFLDRLATRIVELDRGMLTSFPGRYEDYLARKQALLDVEANRNAAFDKQLKREEEWLRQGIKARRTRNEGRVRALMEMRAEVARRRSLGGSVHLAEHEVERSGKRVIEVRGVSFGFGGVPVVRDVSTTILRGDKVGIIGPNGCGKTTLLRILLGDLEPEAGRVRRGENLEVAYFDQLRAQLDPDKTVQQNVAGDGDKVIVGGKTRHVIGYLQDFLFTPEQARAPITRLSGGERNRLLLAKLFTRPANLLVLDEPTNDLDIETLELLEAMLVEFPGTVLIVSHDRAFLNHVVTSVLAFEGRGRVTEVVGGYDDWLRQRPKDTAASGPEKAKHAKPRPRKEAPRKLTFKEQRELELLPDRIEGLEAERRDLFAAMAEPELYRSAGSEVARLQSRLHALEEEIDAAMARWEELEEVNLQSAK
- the aroK gene encoding Shikimate kinase, with the protein product MALNPPIRNIVLIGMPGAGKSTVGVILAKMAAMGFVDTDLLLQASEGRSLQEIVDEEGFMALRAIEERVLLGLDLQGHVIATGGSAVYSEAAMEHLKGSGVVVFLDAAAETLERRIHDFTTRGIARRPDQSFAELYGERLALYRRYADIRIDCAGLTQEAVCGRIILALDGGKA
- a CDS encoding Excinuclease ABC, A subunit, whose amino-acid sequence is MPDRAGRLPTLIALKKPLPLHKESGHPTLQIFGARQNNLKNLDLQIPFNRITVVTGVSGSGKSSLAFDTLYAEGQRRYVETFSPYARQFMDRMDRPLVDRIENIPPAIAIDRKDPVRTSRSTVGTMTELTDLGKLLFGRLGVLHCRVCGRPVRNQSPEEVWQGLAGIPERAEILITFPVLLDNGDPAKAAAELRRMGYTRFFRDGEMLPLEDWEPQPGETEIVVVGDRLPFKSSERQRVLDSVEQAFRLGGGRLSVVVERGRPLSFASSLTCPECNITYPAPTPNLFSFNSPLGACDTCRGFGRIIDIDLDLIIPDRGLSLQQGAIKPWGRAEDGRMEFEDLMAFCRRERIPATVPFKALSPAQQRLVVEGGKDWYGIRGFFEWLETKTYKMHVRVYLSRFRSYAPCTACGGTRFKQAALQYRLNGLNIAEIYALSVKECNVFFDALPVPEVDKAALMVLGEIRSRLRYLEDVGLGYLTLDRQSRTLSGGEVQRVALTSALGSSLVNTLYVLDEPSIGLHPRDNHRLTRILQRLRNLGNTLVVVEHDPEIIARSDFLLDLGPGAGKNGGQIMYFGPTADARNTVTAQYLRGERFIPLPQKRRPPENGWLTVEGAAENNLKDIDIRIPLNCLSCLTGVSGSGKSTLVEEILYKGVKRLKGQPEGRPGAHRAIQGADRVGDVVLVDQRPIGRTPRANCLTYSKAMDPIRSLLARTRSAKAARLEPRHFSFNVAAGRCETCQGAGFEKVEMQFLSDVYISCPDCGGKRFKPEVLEVAYDGKNIHDILCMTVDQALDFFQNHTAIADALLPLREVGLGYMELGQPLNTLSGGEAQRLKLSRHLKETRPGHRLFIFDEPTTGLHFADIDTLLKVLRRVVNAGNTVLVIEHNMDVIKAADWVIDLGPEGGSEGGYVVAAGTPEAVAACPDSHTGRFLSEYLGGHDRLTPGVREQAARWADGPPAPEGGAIEVHGAREHNLKDLHLSIPRREMVVVTGVSGSGKSTLVFDIIFAEGQRRYLESLAPYVRQYVKILERPAVDAVTGIPPTVAIQQRTSRSSRRSTVATLTEIYHFLRLLFSKLGGQSCPACGRQLKALGLSEIIAAVTQRFAGTRARILAPKIFGRKGFHKILFERAYQKGFREARIDGRFTPIERGLSLSRYHEHTIELVVGEIPHPNLEELVLTALEEGNGTLTVVDSTGREETLSRRGVCPACGVGLQEPDPRLFSFNSPQGACPRCEGLGTIGGEDTGKERTCPDCGGSRLKPEALSARIAGLSIWDIVQRPASEARALLEGLSFSPAESPIADPIMAEVLTRIAFLDRLGLGYLALSRSGDTLSGGEAQRIRLAAQLGSNLTGVCYILDEPTIGLHARDNRLLLDALDSLKGRGNSILIVEHDEETIRAADHIIDLGPGGGEAGGQIVASGTLEELSRVPESLTGQAFGGRGRELTSRLRPYMNGPAITVRGASGNNLKHIDAVFPLGTLIAVTGVSGSGKSTLLKETLHRELHARLQGKEGGGLCRGIEGWKAVERVLEVDHTPIGRTPRSVPASYIGCLTEIRRLLSMTPKARARGYGPGRFSFNVQGGRCEACKGQGSVKVAMSFLPDVYVHCEICGGRRFEPETLDITYKGKHIAEILDLTFSEATAFFEAVPAIRRAIQAVEDIGLGYLRLGQASPTLSGGEAQRMKLAEELGKASRGRTLYILDEPTTGLHFHDVQRLVGVLQALVDQGNTVAVIEHNMEVIAAADYVIDLGPEGGEAGGEVVAAGSPTEILEQTRISHTAAWLERYLHGIEPDPP